The proteins below come from a single Mytilus edulis chromosome 5, xbMytEdul2.2, whole genome shotgun sequence genomic window:
- the LOC139524018 gene encoding uncharacterized protein: MSLSSNWLYNAVFANTKITQRITSGMCGIMDDLPMTIQKGTASVNGKNLASLFEDHVKEKLKSVLEITDGCTRYYSPHWRHIRWIKEIPLNMQMEMRKSIAGHCERKNFFGDIGSKELNALVLSTFGTWKQKFKLRVGCGHGYFLTVKDIENGELLERIESLMSQNLNHGYNYFMDVVFVEAEILVVSHLRGITITEADKLLYPVKKHNEQV, from the exons ATGTCATTAAGTTCTAATTGGTTGTATAATGCAGTATTTGCAAAC ACCAAAATCACTCAACGAATAACAAGTGGTATGTGTGGAATTATGGATGACCTGCCAATGACCATTCAAAAAGGCACTGCATCAGTTAATGGCAAAAATTTAGCATCATTG tttgaaGATCATGTGAAAGAAAAACTGAAGAGTGTATTGGAAATCACAGATGGATGTACACG TTATTACAGCCCTCACTGGCGTCACATTAGATGGATAAAAGAAATCCCTTTGAATATGCAGATGGAAATGAGAAAAAGCATAGCTGGCCATTGTGAGCGAAAAAACTTTTTCGGCGATATT GGATCGAAAGAACTTAATGCACTTGTTCTCTCTACCTTTGGAACATGGAAGCAGAAATTTAAATT GAGAGTGGGTTGTGGACATGGATATTTCCTGACTGTAAAAgatatagaaaatggtgaattgttGGAAAGAATAGAAAGTTT AATGTCACAGAATTTAAATCACGGATACAATTACTTTATGGATGTCGTTTTTGTCGAAGCCGAGATTTTAGTTGTATCTCATTTAAGAGGAATAACAATAACTGAGGCAGATAAACTTCTTTATCCAGTTAAAAAACATAATGAACAAGTTTGA